The Candidatus Omnitrophota bacterium genomic interval TCCACTGTCTTGGGATAATCTTCCAGGAACTTTTTAGCGCGCGCGTGATCTTCGCCTATTACGTCAAGATGCCTCTGGGCCTCTCTTATCTCATCCTTGAGGAAATCCATATTCTCGGCATGAACGTTCCAGACAAGAATACTGGAGATCATAATGGATAAAGTAACCACTTTTTTGAACATGTGATTCTCCTTCATGTAAGGTATGTTCTTGATACGTTGTATTCCCTGATCCACACGGTTAAATGACACCAGGATTATACAATATTGGTTTGATTTTTTGAAGCGTTTTGTTAAGAAATAATTAAGATTTAAGAATTTAGACGTTGATGGATACTTTTCGTGATACGATCAGAGCAAACCGACTACGCCCATGTTTTGCTTGTATATTTAGGGCGGGATCAACACTTACCTGTGGTGGGTTCTCTTCCTGGCCTCGCCGGTCTTCACATGCGTATCCCTGTATCTTTTCTGGCAGGTATCTATCTCTTTGCTAACATCAATATCGTACTGCATGCCAAGCTCTTTGTACTTGAATTCCGCGGTACGAAAATAATCCTCGGCGTGTTCATACATCCTCTGTGCCTTCCCGGCTCGGCCGTGGTATGCCCTATCTCCGCGTTCGGAGTCCCTCAAACCCTTCTGGTAACTTTCATAAGCATCTGAAAGCCTCGGGTCCCTGCACATATCAATATCGCCGTCCGCGCGTGAGATCACCGCGCTAAATAACGAACCTATTATGCATATGGTCACGATATATCCCGGCATCTTTTTCATGACACACCTCCCCCGCACATGTAATCGCAAGAACGGGAACAGCCGCTCACGCCGGCCGTTCCCGACCGTTACTCCACGATACGACAAAGAACTACGCTCGCTATTTCTTATTAAGCTCGGCCATGTAAGCGTTCATCCTGTCGGTCAAGGCCTTTATCGAAGAACTGAGCGCGCTTATCTCGTTCTTGATCGCGCCGGCGTCCTTGCCCATCATCTCAGCTATAGGTATAGCCTTGAGCTTAGCCTGTAACTTTTCCAGTTCAGGCTTTTTTGCTTCTATGGCCTTCTTATATTGGGTGACCATATCCTGGAGCTGTTTAGCGTCCATTTGTTTCGCTTCCTGTTTTACCTCGGCTATAGGTTTATCCTCACTGACATTCGAAGCACACCCGGCCGAGATGAGACCTGCGACCAGAAAGCTGACCATGAGTAAGCGTCCTTTTATCATTCCTCCCCCTTTTCCCCTCCCTGTTCCAATTATAATCCTCTCAGTCATAAATCGGAACTGATTTATACTGATTTTTACAACAGAGTCCATTCTTCCTCGGAAGTTAAAATACCCATTGACATCGGGTTTTTTAGATGCTACACTTTCGCGAGATACCTGAAATGCCTGTTTTTGTTCCTTTTTAATATTTTATTCCGCTCTACCGTTTACCGAAACGATGAAAAATAAGAAATTTTTCCTGATAACATTCGGTATCATTTGCGTTATTCTTTCGTGTTTTCCCGCGATGGCCGAAGACAAAAAGGGGTCCTCTGACCTTGTTTCCGACATGGCCATGCTGATGCTCCAGATCGGTATAGTCCTTTTCGCGGCATGGGGAGGCGGCACCTTATTCAAAAAATTCAAGCTGCCGGAAGTGCTCGGGGAGATAGTATCCGGTATTTTCATAGGGCCATACCTTCTTGGGGCCCTGCCGCTTCCTTCGTTCCCCAACGGGTTGTTCCCCCTCCATCCGGGACTACCGATATCTATCGAGCTGTACAGCCTTTCGGTAATAGCCTCTATCATCCTCCTTTTCCTTGTAGGGGTGGAGACCGATGTCGAAATGCTTTTCCGTTTTTCCGTCACAGGCCTTGTCGTAGGCATCGGCGGCGTTATCATAAGCTTCCTGGCCGGCGCTTTTGGGGGCGCGATCTTCATGAGTTACGTACTTGAAAGGCCTCTGGACCTTTTACAGCCTATACCACTGTTCCTGGGAGTTATCTCGACAGCCACGTCCGTTGGCATTACCGCCAGGGTACTTTCCTCCAACCGGAAGATCGACTCCCCTGAAGGCGTGACCATCCTGTCGGCCGCGGTGATCGACGACGTTCTCGGTATAATAGCCTTCGCCGTGGTCATCGGCATTATCCGTAGCGGACACGTGGTGTGGCGTGACATATCGATAATATCGCTCAAGGCTATAGGGATCTGGTTAGGCTTCACCGTGCTGGGACTGACGTTCTCACGCCAGATCAGTTCCTTCCTGAAAAAATACTTCAGTGACAGGTCCACGATGGCCGTTATGAGTTTTGCCCTCGCACTTCTTCTGGCCGGCATATTCGAAAAATCCGGCCTTGCCATGATAATCGGGGCGTATGTTATGGGCATCTCCCTTTCAAAGACCGATATTTCTTTCGTAATAAGAGAAAATCTTGATGTTTTGAACAAGTTATTCGTACCGCTCTTTTTCTGTGTTATGGGTATGTTGATAGATCTGCGAGAGCTTTTCCACCCCGCTGTCATATATTTTGGTCTTCTCTATACGCTCTTGGCGGTCATCGGCAAGATAGCGGGTTGCAGCATACCATCCCTCTTCTTGAATTTCACCCCGCGTGGGGCCCTCAGAATAGGTGTCGGAATGGTACCCAGGGGCGAGGTGGCCCTTATCATCGCAGGTATAGGACTCGCGTTGGGCTTCATCCCCCACGACGTCTTCAGCCTGGCTATCATCATGACGTTCATAACCACGCTTATAACGCCTCCCGTCCTGGATACACTCTTGCGTTCGGACAAACCCGCCCTCCGGAGATCACAACAGGTCAAAAAAGGGACTGAAACGATAAAATACACTTTGCCTAACCCCGAGACCACGGAACTTATTCTCACCAAGATAGTCGCGGCGTTCGAAAGTGAGGGCTTTTTTGTCCATCGCATCACGATAACAGATACGCTTTACCAGATACGCAAGAACGACATCTTTTTCTCGATGAGGCAATATCCGCATGAACTGGTTTTTGAGTGTTCCGGGGATGATACATATCTCGTCCATACAGTATTTTACGAGGTCATAGCCGAACTCGAGGAGCTCATCAAGAATCTTGAGTCCGTTTCCGACAAGGAAAAGATAGCCCGGGATATCTTCGGCCATACGTCCTCGGGGTCCAGGGAAAAACTGAACCTTTACCAGATCATCAAACCCTTGGCGGTAACAACCACCCTGAGCGGCGAGACAAAGGATGAAATACTGGCGGAGCTGGTGGACCTACTTGTGCGGGCAGGCGAACTTCCGATGGAAAAACGTGATGTGGTCCTCAAGGACCTCCTGGAAAGAGAGGCTACCATGTCCACCGGGATGCAGGACGGCGTGGCTCTTCCACACACAAAGACAATGGCCGTCGACCACCTTATATCCGGCGTAGGCGTAAAAAAAGACGGGGTGGAATTCGACGCCCTTGACAGGAAGCCGGCACAGATATTCGTTATAACGCTCGCGCCGAAAGCGAACCAGGAACCATACCTTCAATTCATGGCCGAAGTGACCAAGGTCTTGATAAATCCGGAAGCCCGGAAAAAGATATTATCATGTTCCACGGATAAAGAACTCTTCACCACACTTACGTCCTCGACTTGATACGTCGCCTTACCCGGATCAGATATAATCAGGCGAACCATACTTGGTAAAAAGACCCTTGTCGCTCGAGATAACCCTTCTCACGGGCATGTGGCTTGGGTGGGCCGCGTTGTGCAGCCATGACCAGGCGTTCTCCGCTTCTTCAGGCTTGAAATACAAGGTCTCGGCCATAACGAATACTGACCCTGAAAGTATCTCACTCATCACTTTTGTCCACGAATGGGCCCCTATGACAGCGATAAGCTCTATATCGCCCATATGTTCCTTTAGGAACCCGAAGACTTCCCATTCCGACTTTAGGTCCGCTCCGTCCATATTCGTGACATCCGCGAAGAGCCTTAACTTCTTTCCCGCCCGTCGAACCGCCTCTTCCATTTCAGGAAGGAACGCTTCTACCTCACTAGGTGCCAACTTACCGGTAACTTCGAACCCGAATACATTGGAGTATCCGCGTTCGACCTTCTTAATTCCCATGGCGTGCCCCTTCCCTGCGGGTTTTCCTACAAACAACCGACCTTATTCATCGCGGTCTTTATCCTGCTAAGTCCTTCTTCTATCTGGGCGCTGTCAAGAGCGTAGCTTAGCCTGATATGTCCCGGCGCGCCGAACCAATCCCCCAGATAAGCGATCACGTTATGTTCATAATAAAGTGTGGTTATGAACTCCCTGGCGTTCTTACACTTGGGTAATATATAGAACGCGCCCTCCGGCTTCCATAGTTCGAATCCCAGGTCGCAGAAACCCTTATAGATCAAGTCCCGGCGCTCACGCCATATCGCCTGTTGCTTGACAATATATTCTTTCGGCGCGGCCATCGCGCAAAGCGCCATATCCTGTCCCACAAGGTTAGTGTTCATGGAAGTGTGGGTTTTCAGCTCTATAACGGCATCAGCTACCTTCTGGTCGCTGCTCCATAGGTATCCGACACGTACACCGCACATGGCGTACGTTTTCGAGAAAGAGTTCACCGTTATCACATGTTCGCCCTGAAGATGATAGTTCTCTCTTTCGTATATAAGGTCCTTATACACTTCGTCGGATATTATATACACACCAAGCTGAGCGGTTATTCTCTCTATTTCCCTCAGGGTCTCTATAAGTTCAACACGGCCCGTGGGATTCGAGGGTGAGTTGATAAGAACAGCCTTACAATCTTTCACCTTCTTCTTGAAATCCTCGATATCTATCCTGCCATCCACGAGGTCGGTATATACCGGTTCCATTCCCGCAAGTTCGATTATCGGCGGATAAGAATAGTAATATGGTCTTGGAAGAAGCACCTTACCTTTCCCCCAAGCCCTGAAGATAAGATCAAGCGCCTCAGACGCCCCGTTGGTGATAACGAAATTCTCCGCGGTGGAATCGGCATACTCCCTGGACAGGGCTTCCCGCAATGGAAGTTCCCCCTGTATAAGTCCGTACCTGAGATCCTTCCTTATGTCAATGCCCTCTATGGCTTCTTTAGGCGGCGGCAGGTCCGGTTGGCCTGAACCGAAACTTATAACTCCATTACCCTGCTTGCCGATAAACACCGATGGGCTTTTAAGATCAAGTTTTTTATCCACGTTTTATCCTTACTTTTTGTTGTATCCTCACCGGATATAAGTTACCGTTCATTTATTGTAATATGCCCACACCCTAAATTCAACAGAAGAAAGACCGCGCTATTTCCGGTCTCATATCAAAGTTCTCTTGACCAGGTCTTTCCACTTGCCGGTCCATCCCTTCTCGTGTCCACACCCCTCCACTACATCCAGTCGCTCGAGCTGCCTGTCCCCGGTCCTGATAACGAATGTTTCCGCCACTTCCTGAGGCACCACGTTATCTTTGTCCCCGGAAAAATGCCGTTGGGGTATATCTGCTACTTTTCCGGCTACATCGATCGGGTTCAGGGATCCCCCTATCTGCCCGACCCTGTGTAGCTTATTGACCGCGACATGGTCGAGGTTCCCTGCGACCGTCACGATGCCAATGACATCCTCCCGT includes:
- a CDS encoding pyridoxal phosphate-dependent aminotransferase codes for the protein MDKKLDLKSPSVFIGKQGNGVISFGSGQPDLPPPKEAIEGIDIRKDLRYGLIQGELPLREALSREYADSTAENFVITNGASEALDLIFRAWGKGKVLLPRPYYYSYPPIIELAGMEPVYTDLVDGRIDIEDFKKKVKDCKAVLINSPSNPTGRVELIETLREIERITAQLGVYIISDEVYKDLIYERENYHLQGEHVITVNSFSKTYAMCGVRVGYLWSSDQKVADAVIELKTHTSMNTNLVGQDMALCAMAAPKEYIVKQQAIWRERRDLIYKGFCDLGFELWKPEGAFYILPKCKNAREFITTLYYEHNVIAYLGDWFGAPGHIRLSYALDSAQIEEGLSRIKTAMNKVGCL
- a CDS encoding STAS/SEC14 domain-containing protein, with the protein product MGIKKVERGYSNVFGFEVTGKLAPSEVEAFLPEMEEAVRRAGKKLRLFADVTNMDGADLKSEWEVFGFLKEHMGDIELIAVIGAHSWTKVMSEILSGSVFVMAETLYFKPEEAENAWSWLHNAAHPSHMPVRRVISSDKGLFTKYGSPDYI
- a CDS encoding cation:proton antiporter gives rise to the protein MKNKKFFLITFGIICVILSCFPAMAEDKKGSSDLVSDMAMLMLQIGIVLFAAWGGGTLFKKFKLPEVLGEIVSGIFIGPYLLGALPLPSFPNGLFPLHPGLPISIELYSLSVIASIILLFLVGVETDVEMLFRFSVTGLVVGIGGVIISFLAGAFGGAIFMSYVLERPLDLLQPIPLFLGVISTATSVGITARVLSSNRKIDSPEGVTILSAAVIDDVLGIIAFAVVIGIIRSGHVVWRDISIISLKAIGIWLGFTVLGLTFSRQISSFLKKYFSDRSTMAVMSFALALLLAGIFEKSGLAMIIGAYVMGISLSKTDISFVIRENLDVLNKLFVPLFFCVMGMLIDLRELFHPAVIYFGLLYTLLAVIGKIAGCSIPSLFLNFTPRGALRIGVGMVPRGEVALIIAGIGLALGFIPHDVFSLAIIMTFITTLITPPVLDTLLRSDKPALRRSQQVKKGTETIKYTLPNPETTELILTKIVAAFESEGFFVHRITITDTLYQIRKNDIFFSMRQYPHELVFECSGDDTYLVHTVFYEVIAELEELIKNLESVSDKEKIARDIFGHTSSGSREKLNLYQIIKPLAVTTTLSGETKDEILAELVDLLVRAGELPMEKRDVVLKDLLEREATMSTGMQDGVALPHTKTMAVDHLISGVGVKKDGVEFDALDRKPAQIFVITLAPKANQEPYLQFMAEVTKVLINPEARKKILSCSTDKELFTTLTSST